The Primulina huaijiensis isolate GDHJ02 chromosome 6, ASM1229523v2, whole genome shotgun sequence genomic sequence attatttgttcaAGTTACGGAAAGTTCATCGAAACCGGAaggatttggattttaaaaaataaataattgggAGGATGGTAAAactcttctttcttttcttctttttctttttctattttctaaataaaactATTTCATACAGGTGGGATACTAAAACACAAGGTAGTtccaatatcaataaaaagttttataggtttttttttttgtgagatAAGTTGACTTGTTTCATAtttacaaagaaaaataatacattgacttaaaaaaaaaatcatactttttcACGGATCAGGTTAATTAAAAGATCTGTctaacaaaattgactcataaaATGGTcttataagagtttttgtgtatctCAAATTTAGATTTAATGAAAAGAAGTTGTAACCTATTTATTTTCATGTGGACTAATTTATCGCATTATAtggaaaacacaaaaaaaaaacttttgttatgacgatattttaaataatatatattttaatcaaaaaattattatttttcatggcaAACTTaacctaaaaaataaaataaaaaatcaatagCGGTGCATTGGGCGTGAGATTTGGATGGGCTTTTTTAAGGACTGAGATGGTCAGACCCTAGGGCTATGCGGCCCAATAATTGAACCTAAGCCATTAAGAAAGTTATGTGAGGAGGGTAGCTtgtgataaaatatattttgatactTGAATCCAATCcaaaatttgattaatttatttcttttttcaaataaaaaaaaaacgtgaaaCAAATTCAGGCTCCCTAACCCAGGCTGGTCCCTAAGTGCTGGACTGAGGCAGGTCCATATTGAACAATAagcaattttaattataaaactctgaatttaatttaatttaatttgaaggaaatttaataacatatatttcatattatatgaatatttaaaaaatgattaatacAATCCCCGTTGGGTTTAATTCCCGACTCGAACGGGGTTTCCGGCGGGGTTTTCTCGCCACCAGACAACCCTTATGGGCGAGATTTCAACTTCCACTAGAAAAGCATGTATGCTAGCTAAGTTGCATGCCCATATGCCCCAACTTGCTTCTATCATAGCTCAACAAAGTTGCATGGCAAGTGGCGTCCCATATCATATATCAGGCTCAACTTGTGATCAGTTCTGTccatttaagaaaaaaaaacagtaCCAAGTTGCCTCTCCTTTACTCCTACAAATTCTTTATCATGTGTGTTTTTCTGTCTGAAAAAGGGACATCTCCAACGAAAGTAGATGCAAACTTTTAATCATTTGGTACTCGTGAAAAACCCCTTTTCTTTCGCCAACCGATTGACAATATCTTAATGCATGCCTTTCTATCTCTCCAAAAGTTTTGGCCACTTTCTATCCTTTCTCAAATATCTTTTTCCTATGCAACTTGCAAAGGTGGGGTCATTTGGTGGCGGTAAAAGCTCCAAGCGGTCATTAGAGAATATCGTCGGNTCCATACAATTGATTTTTGACGCGGGCTTTCGCTTGTATCCGGATATGAACAAACTTGACGCACGGCTTTAATCCCTATAGCTATGATGAAACAAAGTAATCTGCGGAGTGAGAGGTCAGCAAATTGGAGCCTGTGATTTTGAATTGCTATAAACTTGCACTTTTGATAATTGTAGTTGCACGTACGAATCTGAAATCCAAAAGCGAATTTAAAGGGGTTAATTAGTTAAAAGTTTTGGTTAATTTttagctaaaaataaaatgaaaatacaatGCATGCTTTCAAGCTAGATTTATGTTCTATTATGACGTGGTATATACAGTACTTTATGTGGTTTCGACTTAAAACTCTGAATATCTGTCAAagataatacataaaaataatttctttttaatttcaacaacaACGAACGGAACATATCACTTCCCTATATCAGGAAATTGATTAACCCTGCCCGAGAATATTTGAGtgtatttaaataaacatgAGAGAGTATTTATTTGAACAATGTTCGATCAATGTTATTTTGCTAGCTCCAAACCTCTCTCAGTATAATTATAAACACCCATCAAAAGTAgcataaattttcttttaatttatgaagatttttcatttaaacttCATGGGAAGTTTCAATTAATTAGAATGCCTGATCCAATCATAAGAACTAGCTAGGACACTAAGAACCTTAATTCCGTTGGTCACTCATTCGAATGGACAACAGTACTTGATCATAAAAAAGTTCTTCTCGACgcaaagaaaaggaaaaaaaaagattaacaAGACTAAATTTGTATACTTTATTGGTTGAAACAACtacattaattatatatatagaattcATGGCATTAGGAAACCTAGAaaactttcaattttttgtttaatttagtGAAAATGAATTACTTTTAATCTCCAAGATAATATCAATACTTATTCCTAATATGAAGTATTATTCTTGTATCCATCGGCACTCTAATTAAAATTAAGGTGCCTAATTGCCTAACTAAATCAAGTAAATATTCATTTCCATATGCACTCGTGACTTTTTTTTAAGTTGAGAAGCCTAAATCAtctttaaatcaattaaatgaactcgtgaatgggcgccggaagAGTGTCTagcgtagccactccgatgcttaagtcagcaggtgaagaaaaaatgtaaaatggaTATATATGTGTGAATATACGTGAGAAGcttaagaattttaaaattccagaatctgtaaatgagaTGTATACATGCTATTTATATGAGAAAATCCCATAATTACCTTATTTTCAGTActcacctactaagtatggtaaAGTGGCTGCCCATACCATACTTCTGATGACTTCTCTGACATGCCAAAACCATATGTAGTTCCGACAACAATGATTTACAAGCATAAGGTAGCACATACTGATGCACTCGAGTGAGGTGCGCTTCTCTAGGTAGTCCAGGTAGAAAGTTCCCGGGAATTTGTATGAGAGCCCGGACATATGGTAGCCCGGGGGGAAGATGTCCCGAGCATTTGTCTGCCTGACTACTGAAGAAATCATCTTGTACATTGACTCTAATTTGGACCATCTATTTAGTAtctcgggtcatccatgacccaaACTCTTATGGGGGTATCAATGGTAATTCAAGatatagattaaaaaaatgGGTTAATACCGAAAAAAAATCTCAAGCGTTACAAATTGTTAacccatatatatatacaaattttaCCACTTGACTTGCATGACGGGATGAGGAAACGAAGCGAATGTGTAATACGAGTGATAAAAAATTGATTGATACAAAAAGTTTGTGTAATTCAATTACTTATATGACGTTTGATATTTGAGCTGATTGTATGTTGAATAATTCTTACTTATTTTATCGACCACGCTGAACAACATCAAAGTATTATTAActaatataataatttgttaACTCACCTAAACCACAATACATTTTATGTTGCTAATCATTAgtagttcaattttttttaataaaaaaaattaccaaaGCTACCGGACGTCAATATTTATCGGATTCAtggtcaaataaattataaaaaaattagaaaaaataaaatatttagttgattAATAATGATTAGGGATCACATGCATGGTTTAAGAGAAAGTAGTAGTAGATCACGGCAGATATTAGCTATCTGCAACTAATTATCATGTGCTGCGATCATTTTAATGATTcttctaatttattttgtgaCAGACATTTTTTATGGACCAaatctttcaataaaataatatacaaaatatgCAACATTTTGCTACgcataaatatgtttatttatttatttttgctgCGCACGATTTGAATAATGATTGAAATAATTGTGgagttaatataataaaatgaatgGCCCAAAACGccgtaaataaaaaatattcgatTAACTTGCATGTGACTCACTCCAATTATTGTTTTAATGtgtggatttaatttatttctagAGTTGTGTAAAGATTAAGCCAATAGGTGATGATTTGTCTCGTGACAAAATATTTGTCTACTTGGACGATAAAGTGTCGATTCATCAAATGGATTGAACCATACAGTATTGCCCtttttcatataaaataaaGCTGTTAGCAgcaaattttatgaaattataaatCGTACATATAATGGTGAATTTGGGTTTAATTTGAAAGGGGTCAATAACTTGGTTAATTAATGATAACACATATACGaactaaatttattataatgtttCACGATATACTTACTCAATTATATATGTGTCTCTAGTGTTAAAGAGTTGCTCATATCGCATACCGCAAATATATGCTCGTggatgaaaaatatcatacaaggACACGGAAAACATGATTGAATTAATGTGCTATACATTACCTCCACAATTACATGAAGTGGACTAAATCGAACACTTTCTGTAAAGTGTCTCAAGATATTTAGCTTAGACATTTTCTGTAAAGCGACACAAGATATTTATCAGGTCAATCGGGAAGTTAGCGTAAAGATCTTTATTTCCAAGGTACAAAAACCATCGCAAAGCATACATACTTATATTTGAAGAGATGACAAAAACAAACTGATCTGTTATATTTGAAGAGATGACAAAAACAAACTGATCTGCTCGCTCGACGTTTTATTGTGGCCAAATATGTTTCTGCATTTAGTAAATGTATGTTATGGCATGAAAGTGTGGTCAATTTTAGTGGAAATTATAGTTAGAAACTTATGTCAATTGTTACATTGTGTAGGGAACACCATACAATTAAAGAAATGGTATGGCATAGGGGGGCCGTCGAGCCATTTTACGTGCGGAGTTCAAATGTAAGGCTAATAGTTGACAATTGACATTTCATTAAAGGCATTTTCTCGTTTCATGTTTGGTTCAACGTCGCTAAttccaaaaatatgaaaatattaatactaTACTCTATTTAAACCCCCATTATTCATCCCTCTTTCTTCCCTCACTCCCCTTTCGCATCTTAATAACAAAGCCATTTCAACTTCTCTTttccacacaaatttttgtcccATTTCACACTTAACATAATTAACGCATACACAAATCAAACATATGGCTTCATCTCCTCCTATATTTGACACAAATTCAAGTTGTTGGGCAGGATGCAAAGTTTCTTGCCCATGGTTCTCGTTTGTCGAGATGGGATTTGGATCGAACTCTGTCTCGATGAGGAATAAGCATTCGAAAAGAAATAGCATCAACTGTGTTTTGCATTCACCTTCAATTGCCGCTTTACCCAAGCTGCCCTTTCAATCATCCACAACACTTGGAACAGATTTGCCACCCGAGAGATCTGATTCTCCGGCGCCACCGCCTCAGTGGAACATACTAAAAAAGGTGGCAGCCCAAACCTTGGACGCGGTGGAGGGTCTATTGGTTTCATACGAGCGCCAACACCCACTCCCCAAGACTGTTGACCCACAAGTCCAGATTGTCGGAAACTTTGCACCGGTTCCAGAGCAACCGGTGCAGAATAACATTCAGGTGACGGGTAAAATTCCCTCCTGCATTAACGGCGTTTACTTGCGTAACGGCGCCAACCCTTTACACGACCCAGTAGCGGGCCACCACTTATTCGATGGTGACGGCATGATCCACGCCGTGACCATCGATGGAGGCAAGTCCGTCAGCTACGCTTGCCGGTACACGGAGACGCAAAGGCTGACTCAGGAACGTAAATTGGGCAGGCCCGTTTTTCCTAAAGCCATTGGCGAGCTCCATGGGCATTCGGGCATAGCCAGGTTGATGCTCTTCTACGCCCGAGGCTTATTCGGGATACTGGACCACAGCCAAGGCACAGGGGTGGCAAACGCCGGGTTAGTATACTTCAATCAAAGGCTACTAGCCATGTCTGAAGATGATCTTCCCTATCAAGTTCGAGTCACCCCATCAGGCGATCTCGAAACAGTTGCGAGGTATGATTTCTCCGGGGAATTGAAAAGTAACATGATTGCGCATCCAAAGATTGATCCAGTGTCTGGGGAGCTATTTACTTTGAGCTACGATGTTGTTCAAAAGCCCTATCTTAAATTCTTCAAATTCTCCAATGAGGGCATCAAATCACCCGATGTCGAAATACCACTTGATGCTCCAACAATGATACACGATTTCGCCATAACAGATAATTTCGTGGTGATCCCTGATCAGCAAGTGGTTTTCAAGCTTCAAGAGATGATTAAAAGAGGCTCCCCTGTGATATACGACAGGAATAAGATTTCCAGGTTTggaattttgtccaaaaatGCTAAAAATGCGGATGATATCATATGGACCGAGTGTCCCGAAACCTTTTGTTTTCACTTATGGAACGCTTGGGAGGAGCCGGAGACTGATGAGATGGTGGTGATCGGGTCATGCATGACTCCACCCGACTCCATTTTTAATGAATGCGATGAAAAGTTGAAAAGCATTTTAACTGAAATCCGACTGAATCTGAAAACCGGCGAGTCCAAAAAGCGGGCAATCATCAACTCCTCGGAGCAAATCAATCTAGAAGCCGGAATGGTTAACCGGAACCGTCTCGGTCGGAAAACCAGGCACGCTTATCTTGCTATTGCGGAGCCCTGGCCCAAGGTATCAGGCTTCGCAAAAGTGGACCTCTACACCGGAAAAGTTGAAAATTCCATCTACGGCGATTGTAAATACGGAGGCGAGCCGTTTTTCGTCCCAAATGACACAAATTCAGAAAGAGAAGATGATGGGTATATTCTCACATTCGTACACGACGAAAATGCGTGGGAATCAGAGCTGCAGATCATAAATGCCATGACGTTAGAATTGGAAGCCTGCGTCAAGCTTCCATCTAGAGTCCCGTACGGATTTCATGGGACCTTCGTGAGCTCAAAAGACTTGGAAAATCAAGCATAAATGACGCTGCGACACCTTGCAGTAGTATATATGATGTACTGGAAGAATTAAGTGTATATATATGCATAGCAGTTCGTATGTATATATGTGCTGTCGACGGCAGTGCCAGAGGGATTGGTAGATTTAGAGCAGCGTCCCCGGATTTCTCTGCTAGTCTTTGATTATGATTTTGACAGCTGTTTTGTTAGGataaattttggttttacaCTATCTTTTTCCGCTGCCAGGCTTGTAGCTTTTGCTGTAGGTAATAATGGAGCTCAGCTGGTTTCTGTTTCTTTTGTTCTTCCATGCTTATTTTCGATTCCCCAATGCATATATCTTTTTTTCCTCAAGTGTTCTTGTCAAAGCATTATTTGCAACTACGTTTATAAATTTGTTGTCTGGAATGCAATAATTAAAGATGGGAATGGATAATTTAGAATTTCGTTTGGATATTTAGAAAAGTATTTTTGATTCGTTTATCTATCAAATCGTATTTATGATTTTAGTcctttgatttatatattttttttatcaatttaatatttatatcatttttttttacaatgaaCACTGATTTAACCTATGAATGTCTGTAATTTTGGTAGCACATCGTTATTTTCAAATGTATTAAACCATTATTTTCTAGTGTCATATCATTGTCACAATGAAAATTTGTTAAAGTTAAAATATTTAGGCAAGCTTTTACGTAGTTTTTGACTGTGTTCTGGGTTTAATAAGGATGTTTAGTTggttaaagttatttttaatagtAGTGTCATATATCCTCAGCAAGTGAACCGAAAGTTTTACAATAGTTGTTAATAAAGCATACGTCTGACTATATATCCTTAATTACAAACTAAAAGTAATCAAGTACGTAGTTTATTGATCAATCGTCACTGATTacataacacacacacacacacacacacaatatNNNNNNNNNNNNNNNNNNNNNNNNNNNNNNNNNNNNNNNNNNNNNNNNNNNNNNNNNNNNNNNNNNNNNNNNNNNNNNNNNNNNNNNNNNNNNNNNNNNNNNNNNNNNNNNNNNNNNNNNNNNNNNNNNNNNNNNNNNNNNNNNNNNNNNNNNNNNNNNNNNNNNNNNNNNNNNNNNNNNNNNNNNNNNNNNNNNNNNNNNNNNNNNNNNNNNNNNNNNNNNNNNNNNNNNNNNNNNNNNNNNNNNNNNNNNNNNNNNNNNNNNNNNNNNNNNNNNNNNNNNNNNNNNNNNNNNNNNNNNNNNNNNNNNNNNNNNNNNNNNNNNNNNNNNNNNNNNNNNNNNNNNNNNNNNNNNNNNNNNNNNNNNNNNNNNNNNNNNNNNNNNNNNNNNNNNNNNNNNNNNNNNNNNNNNNNNNNNNNNNNNNNNNNNNNNNNNNNNNNNNNNNNNNNNNNNNNNNNNNNNNNNNNNNNNNNNNNNNNNNNNNNNNNNNNNNNNNNNNNNNNNNNNNNNNNNNNNNNNNNNNNNNNNNNNNNNNNNNNNNNNNNNNNNNNNNNNNNNNNNNNNNNNNNNNNNNNNNNNNNNNNNNNNNNNNNNNNNNNNNNNNNNNNNNNNNNNNNNNNNNNNNNNNNNNNNNNNNNNNNNNNNNNNNNNNNNNNNNNNNNNNNNNNNNNNNNNNNNNNNNNNNNNNNNNNNNNNNNNNNNNNNNNNNNNNNNNNNNNNNNNNNNNNNNNNNNNNNNNNNNNNNNNNNNNNNNNNNNNNNNNNNNNNNNNNNNNNNNNNNNNNNNNNNNNNNNNNNNNNNNNNNNNNNNNNNNNNNNNNNNNNNNNNNNNNNNNNNNNNNNNNNNNNNNNNNNNNNNNNNNNNNNNNNNNNNNNNNNNNNNNNNNNNNNNNNNNNNNNNNNNNNNNNNNNNNNNNNNNNNNNNNNNNNNNNNNNNNNNNNNNNNNNNNNNNNNNNNNNNNNNNNNNNNNNNNNNNNNNNNNNNNNNNNNNNNNNNNNNNNNNNNNNNNNNNNNNNNNNNNNNNNNNNNNNNNNNNNNNNNNNNNNNNNNNNNNNNNNNNNNNNNNNNNNNNNNNNNNNNNNNNNNNNNNNNNNNNNNNNNNNNNNNNNNNNNNNNNNNNNNNNNNNNNNNNNNNNNNNNNNNNNNNNNNNNNNNNNNNNNNNNNNNNNNNNNNNNNNNNNNNNNNNNNNNNNNNNNNNNNNNNNNNNNNNNNNNNNNNNNNNNNNNNNNNNNNNNNNNNNNNNNNNNNNNNNNNNNNNNNNNNNNNNNNNNNNNNNNNNNNNNNNNNNNNNNNNNNNNNNNNNNNNNNNNNNNNNNNNNNNNNNNNNNNNNNNNNNNNNNNNNNNNNNNNNNNNNNNNNNNNNNNNNNNNNNNNNNNNNNNNNNNNNNNNNNNNNNNNNNNNNNNNNNNNNNNNNNNNNNNNNNNNNNNNNNNNNNNNNNNNNNNNNNNNNNNNNNNNNNNNNNNNNNNNNNNNNNNNNNNNNNNNNNNNNNNNNNNNNNNNNNNNNNNNNNNNNNNNNNNNNNNNNNNNNNNNNNNNNNNNNNNNNNNNNNNNNNNNNNNNNNNNNNNNNNNNNNNNNNNNNNNNNNNNNNNNNNNNNNNNNNNNNNNNNNNNNNNNNNNNNNNNNNNNNNNNNNNNNNNNNNNNNNNNNNNNNNNNNNNNNNNNNNNNNNNNNNNNNNNNNNNNNNNNNNNNNNNNNNNNNNNNNNNNNNNNNNNNNNNNNNNNNNNNNNNNNNNNNNNNNNNNNNNNNNNNNNNNNNNNNNNNNNNNNNNNNNNNNNNNNNNNNNNNNNNNNNNNNNNNNNNNNNNNNNNNNNNNNNNNNNNNNNNNNNNNNNNNNNNNNNNNNNNNNNNNNNNNNNNNNNNNNNNNNNNNNNNNNNNNNNNNNNNNNNNNNNNNNNNNNNNNNNNNNNNNNNNNNNNNNNNNNNNNNNNNNNNNNNNNNNNNNNNNNNNNNNNNNNNNNNNNNNNNNNNNNNNNNNNNNNNNNNNNNNNNNNNNNNNNNNNNNNNNNNNNNNNNNNNNNNNNNNNNNNNNNNNNNNNNNNNNNNNNNNNNNNNNNNNNNNNNNNNNNNNNNNNNNNNNNNNNNNNNNNNNNNNNNNNNNNNNNNNNNNNNNNNNNNNNNNNNNNNNNNNNNNNNNNNNNNNNNNNNNNNNNNNNNNNNNNNNNNNNNNNNNNNNNNNNNNNNNNNNNNNNNNNNNNNNNNNNNNNNNNNNNNNNNNNNNNNNNNNNNNNNNNNNNNNNNNNNNNNNNNNNNNNNNNNNNNNNNNNNNNNNNNNNNNNNNNNNNNNNNNNNNNNNNNNNNNNNNNNNNNNNNNNNNNNNNNNNNNNNNNNNNNNNNNNNNNNNNNNNNNNNNNNNNNNNNNNNNNNNNNNNNNNNNNNNNNNNNNNNNNNNNNNNNNNNNNNNNNNNNNNNNNNNNNNNNNNNNNNNNNNNNNNNNNNNNNNNNNNNNNNNNNNNNNNNNNNNNNNNNNNNNNNNNNNNNNNNNNNNNNNNNNNNNNNNNNNNNNNNNNNNNNNNNNNNNNNNNNNNNNNNNNNNNNNNNNNNNNNNNNNNNNNNNNNNNNNNNNNNNNNNNNNNNNNNNNNNNNNNNNNNNNNNNNNNNNNNNNNNNNNNNNNNNNNNNNNNNNNNNNNNNNNNNNNNNNNNNNNNNNNNNNNNNNNNNNNNNNNNNNNNNNNNNNNNNNNNNNNNNNNNNNNNNNNNNNNNNNNNNNNNNNNNNNNNNNNNNNNNNNNNNNNNNNNNNNNNNNNNNNNNNNNNNNNNNNNNNNNNNNNNNNNNNNNNNNNNNNNNNNNNNNNNNNNNNNNNNNNNNNNNNNNNNNNNNNNNNNNNNNNNNNNNNNNNNNNNNNNNNNNNNNNNNNNNNNNNNNNNNNNNNNNNNNNNNNNNNNNNNNNNNNNNNNNNNNNNNNNNNNNNNNNNNNNNNNNNNNNNNNNNNNNNNNNNNNNNNNNNNNNNNNNNNNNNNNNNNNNNNNNNNNNNNNNNNNNNNNNNNNNNNNNNNNNNNNNNNNNNNNNNNNNNNNNNNNNNNNNNNNNNNNNNNNNNNNNNNNNNNNNNNNNNNNNNNNNNNNNNNNNNNNNNNNNNNNNNNNNNNNNNNNNNNNNNNNNNNNNNNNNNNNNNNNNNNNNNNNNNNNNNNNNNNNNNNNNNNNNNNNNNNNNNNNNNNNNNNNNNNNNNNNNNNNNNNNNNNNNNNNNNNNNNNNNNNNNNNNNNNNNNNNNNNNNNNNNNNNNNNNNNNNNNNNNNNNNNNNNNNNNNNNNNNNNNNNNNNNNNNNNNNNNNNNNNNNNNNNNNNNNNNNNNNNNNNNNNNNNNNNNNNNNNNNNNNNNNNNNNNNNNNNNNNNNNNNNNNNNNNNNNNNNNNNNNNNNNNNNNNNNNNNNNNNNNNNNNNNNNNNNNNNNNNNNNNNNNNNNNNNNNNNNNNNNNNNNNNNNNNNNNNNNNNNNNNNNNNNNNNNNNNNNNNNNNNNNNNNNNNNNNNNNNNNNNNNNNNNNNNNNNNNNNNNNNNNNNNNNNNNNNNNNNNNNNNNNNNNNNNNNNNNNNNNNNNNNNNNNNNNNNNNNNNNNNNNNNNNNNNNNNNNNNNNNNNNNNNNNNNNNNNNNNNNNNNNNNNNNNNNNNNNNNNNNNNNNNNNNNNNNNNNNNNNNNNNNNNNNNNNNNNNNNNNNNNNNNNNNNNNNNNNNNNNNNNNNNNNNNNNNNNNNNNNNNNNNNNNNNNNNNNNNNNNNNNNNNNNNNNNNNNNNNNNNNNNNNNNNNNNNNNNNNNNNNNNNNNNNNNNNNNNNNNNNNNNNNNNNNNNNNNNNNNNNNNNNNNNNNNNNNNNNNNNNNNNNNNNNNNNNNNNNNNNNNNNNNNNNNNNNNNNNNNNNNNNNNNNNNNNNNNNNNNNNNNNNNNNNNNNNNNNNNNNNNNNNNNNNNNNNNNNNNNNNNNNNNNNNNNNNNNNNNNNNNNNNNNNNNNNNNNNNNNNNNNNNNNNNNNNNNNNNNNNNNNNNNNNNNNNNNNNNNNNNNNNNNNNNNNNNNNNNNNNNNNNNNNNNNNNNNNNNNNNNNNNNNNNNNNNNNNNNNNNNNNNNNNNNNNNNNNNNNNNNNNNNNNNNNNNNNNNNNNNNNNNNNNNNNNNNNNNNNNNNNNNNNNNNNNNNNNNNNNNNNNNNNNNNNNNNNNNNNNNNNNNNNNNNNNNNNNNNNNNNNNNNNNNNNNNNNNNNNNNNNNNNNNNNNNNNNNNNNNNNNNNNNNNNNNNNNNNNNNNNNNNNNNNNNNNNNNNNNNNNNNNNNNNNNNNNNNNNNNNNNNNNNNNNNNNNNNNNNNNNNNNNNNNNNNNNNNNNNNNNNNNNNNNNNNNNNNNNNNNNNNNNNNNNNNNNNNNNNNNNNNNNNNNNNNNNNNNNNNNNNNNNNNNNNNNNNNNNNNNNNNNNNNNNNNNNNNNNNNNNNNNNNNNNNNNNNNNNNNNNNNNNNNNNNNNNNNNNNNNNNNNNNNNNNNNNNNNNNNNNNNNNNNNNNNNNNNNNNNNNNNNNNNNNNNNNNNNNNNNNNNNNNNNNNNNNNNNNNNNNNNNNNNNNNNNNNNNNNNNNNNNNNNNNNNNNNNNNNNNNNNNNNNNNNNNNNNNNNNNNNNNNNNNNNNNNNNNNNNNNNNNNNNNNNNNNNNNNNNNNNNNNNNNNNNNNNNNNNNNNNNNNNNNNNNNNNNNNNNNNNNNNNNNNNNNNNNNNNNNNNNNNNNNNNNNNNNNNNNNNNNNNNNNNNNNNNNNNNNNNNNNNNNNNNNNNNNNNNNNNNNNNNNNNNNNNNNNNNNNNNNNNNNNNNNNNNNNNNNNNNNNNNNNNNNNNNNNNNNNNNNNNNNNNNNNNNNNNNNNNNNNNNNNNNNNNNNNNNNNNNNNNNNNNNNNNNNNNNNNNNNNNNNNNNNNNNNNNNNNNNNNNNNNNNNNNNNNNNNNNNNNNNNNNNNNNNNNNNNNNNNNNNNNNNNNNNNNNNNNNNNNNNNNNNNNNNNNNNNNNNNNNNNNNNNNNNNNNNNNNNNNNNNNNNNNNNNNNNNNNNNNNNNNNNNNNNNNNNNNNNNNNNNNNNNNNNNNNNNNNNNNNNNNNNNNNNNNNNNNNNNNNNNNNNNNNNNNNNNNNNNNNNNNNNNNNNNNNNNNNNNNNNNNNNNNNNNNNatatatatatatatatatatatatgtggtgGGGTTGAGGTGTATTTCTTGAAAAGACACACACTAACTTTTAGCGTACGTGTTAAATGTCAAAACAACAGAAAAAAGCTTTAATTTGTGAGCATATATCTTTTTCCTTGGAATATTTAAGTGTGCTCTCGTAAATTCCATTGTGAACCAGTAACAAAAATGTTTGGTTGTACTTGTGCACGTCCATGCgtatacatgtgtgtgtgtaattGACCCAACGTGATGCCACCGCCCACCGTTCCACCGTCTTGCTCCTCCACCCACTTGGAGGAGAAAAGGTATATATTAAATGATGTCTTGGAAAGGATCTACGTCATCTTTAGACTCAGACAGAACGGTAAGACTAAAGTAAGATCAGTCTATAGAATTCGTCTCAAGAAATCAAGGAAGAGACCGAGTGGAAGTAGCTCGGGTAAAACAAGAGCAAACCTGTTTTTGGTAGGATGCATTGTTTCCTGATATGAGGTTTTCAAGGCCATCTTCTTACTTTTCGCATAAAAAAGTCACAAGGACGAGACAATCCTCCATTCTCG encodes the following:
- the LOC140979315 gene encoding 9-cis-epoxycarotenoid dioxygenase NCED2, chloroplastic-like, yielding MASSPPIFDTNSSCWAGCKVSCPWFSFVEMGFGSNSVSMRNKHSKRNSINCVLHSPSIAALPKLPFQSSTTLGTDLPPERSDSPAPPPQWNILKKVAAQTLDAVEGLLVSYERQHPLPKTVDPQVQIVGNFAPVPEQPVQNNIQVTGKIPSCINGVYLRNGANPLHDPVAGHHLFDGDGMIHAVTIDGGKSVSYACRYTETQRLTQERKLGRPVFPKAIGELHGHSGIARLMLFYARGLFGILDHSQGTGVANAGLVYFNQRLLAMSEDDLPYQVRVTPSGDLETVARYDFSGELKSNMIAHPKIDPVSGELFTLSYDVVQKPYLKFFKFSNEGIKSPDVEIPLDAPTMIHDFAITDNFVVIPDQQVVFKLQEMIKRGSPVIYDRNKISRFGILSKNAKNADDIIWTECPETFCFHLWNAWEEPETDEMVVIGSCMTPPDSIFNECDEKLKSILTEIRLNLKTGESKKRAIINSSEQINLEAGMVNRNRLGRKTRHAYLAIAEPWPKVSGFAKVDLYTGKVENSIYGDCKYGGEPFFVPNDTNSEREDDGYILTFVHDENAWESELQIINAMTLELEACVKLPSRVPYGFHGTFVSSKDLENQA